A segment of the Lolium perenne isolate Kyuss_39 chromosome 3, Kyuss_2.0, whole genome shotgun sequence genome:
AGGTGCCTGAGTGGACACCGAATGTGCAGTATTATAGCAGCTCTGAGTACCCACGCCTTAACCATGCCATCAGCTACAACGTTCATGGCACTGTTGCCTTGCCTGTTTTTGATCCTTCTGTTCAGTCATGCGTTGCTGTTGTTGAACTTATAATGACATCGAAGAAGATAAACTATGCCGATGAGGTCGATAAAGTCTGCAAAGCTCTTGAGGTTAGCATTTCCTTTTGCCTGTTGTATTTTGTGTATGTCACATGAGCTTTCAGGTGACATTGCTTGGATATGTGGATTGTAGACATTATATCCTTAGCCACCAGCTGTAGCACCCATGAGCGTCCACCTCTTTTATGTTTTTGTAATATTATTTCTTCTATATGCAGGCAGTTAATCTTAAAAGCACCGATATATTGGAGCATCCAAATGTCCAGGTTAGCATTCAATTAATAGGGACAGTGCACTTCCGCCGTTTCTACTGCACGGGTGATTTATGTGTTTCTTTGTTTCTCATGTACTTAGATTTGTAATGAAGGCCGTCAATCAGCCCTGGTGGAGATACTGGAGATCCTGACAGTTGTATGTGAAGAGCACAAGCTTCCTTTAGCACAAACCTGGGTCCCTTGCAAGCATCGAAGTGTCTTGGCTCATGGTGGCGGTCTTAAGAAAAGCTGCCTGAGCTTTGATGGAAGTTGCATGGGGGAAGTCTGCATGTCAACTAGTGATGTGGCATTTCACGTGGTTGATGCTCACATGTGGGGATTTCGAGATGCCTGTGTAGAACATCACCTGCAGAGGGGACAAGGAGTTTCAGGGAAGGCGTTTATCTATCACAGACCTTGCTTTTCAAAAGATATCAGTCAGTTCTGTAAGCTGGAGTATCCCCTTGTGCACTATGCCCGTATGTTTGGACTGGCTGGCTGCTTTGCTATATGTTTACAAAGTCCTTATACTGGTGATGATTATTATATGTTAGAGTTTTTCTTGCCACCCAGTTGTAGAGATGAAGATGATCAAAACGCCTTGTTGGAGTCTATATTAGGTCTGATCAATCAGTGTCTCCGTAATCTAAAGGTAGCTGGTAATGGAGACTCCAACGAAGCTTCTCTTCAACTTAGTAATGTCATAATGATCGAGAATGAAGATTCCAAGACAAATGTGCAGTTCGAGAACCCTGAAGGTTGCTTTCGTGAATCGCTGGAAGATGATACACATGGAGGAACCCATGAGTTTGATAAAGGGAATAGTAAAGTATCCGAGGTACATTTGTTGGCTGACGATAACTCTCAAAATAATGGCGCATCTGTCTCCAGGCAAAATGGTAGCGCCGCTTCTGATTCTTCGCTGCTTCACAAAAATGGCAAACCCCCTGAAAGGAGACGGGGCAAAGCTGAAAAAACAATCAGCTTAGATGTTCTTCAGCAATATTTTTCTGGAAGCCTGAAAAATGCAGCAAAAAGCCTTGGTGGTACGCTTTTAAATATTTAGCTCTTTAAGTTCACAATTCCTCTAGTTTTTAAGTTCGCAATTTCCTCTAGTTTTTTAAGTTTGCAAATCCTgtaggttttaggtttgcaatTCCTCTAGTTTTTATGGCTACATTCAACTTTTGTTCAATTTGAAAATCTAGTTCTCTTGAGTATACAATAAAACAATTAGTTATCTGGTCAGTGCTTATTTCTTTTAAGGCTTAAACGCTAACAGAATGTTGCAGCATGCAGATTTGAGCTTCCATGTTGTATCCCTGTTGtgttgtttttctattttttcgaAAATGCCATCAGTGTAGCTGGCATTTGGGATtctattttcatttttttctgtCATGTCTCATGACACCATGGATGTGACACTTGTTCCTTTGAAATATAAACATGGTAGATCATATACTTACTGATGGAGGTTTCAATTTTGGAACTGATTCGGAGGCAGAAATGTTCTCATTTAGCATTCGAAGCACATCATGGTAGTGTAGGGAAATGTTTTTGACAACTAATAGGCTTCACCAGATAACTCCACTTAAGGAAACGGAATTTGGGCTTGTGAATGAAACATGGTTGTGCATTTTGTAAGCCGGCTTCCTATATTTTAAAATCATTTTTGTAGCTGACTTATTTTGACCCATTTGCTTTTGATCTAAAGGAGAGTTAGATGCATTGAACATCAAATCTTGTAACAGTAATAACAGTAGCAGGGTTGACAATTGGATATTGTTGACATTAGCTAATATTTTTCCTGTTTGACAGTGTGTCCTACAACCATGAAGCGCATCTGCAGGCAACATGGGATTTCTCGTTGGCCATCCCGAAAAATCAACAAGGTCAACCGGTCTCTCTCGAAGTTGAAGCAAGTAATTGAGTCTGTTCAAGGCTCAGATGCTGCATTTAATCTGACATCTATTACAGGCCCTCTTCCAACTATTCCTATTGGCCCTTCATCAGATTCTTTCAATATAGAAAGAGCAAGTCAAAGTAAAGCAGAACTTTCAAGTCCTGTGGTCGACGGTGACAGAGATTCATCTTTACAGAAGTCACAAGAAAACGGTAGCCATTTTGGTGCACTAATGCCCCAACAAATATTTGTAGACGCTAGCAATAATGTCCAACTTGAAGCAGACAAAGCTTCTCACTCAAGAAGCTCGTCGGGAGAAGGCAGTATAAATTCACGTACTTCGGAGGGTTCATGCCAGGGAAGTCCTGCAAACCAGACATTCGTTTGCCAGCCTATTGCTTCAACTTTCTTGGAACCACAGTTGAATCTGCAAGGGTTCACAAAAGAGCCTTTCGAAGAAGTAGAGCTACCACTTTCTAGGATGCCCATCGAGGATTCTGGTAGCTCCAAAGATTTGAACAATCTCTTCACTTCAGCAATTGACCGACCAATATTAGCCCCTCGCGGCAATTTTGGGGCAATGCAAAATTCAAGGACTGTGACGATTAAGGCGAGTTTTAAGGAAGATATTATTAGGTTCCGCTTCCCATGTTCAAGCAGCGTTATGGGACTGAAAGATGAAGTAGCCAAAAGGCTGAGGATGGATGCTGGCATGTTTGATATCAAGTATCTGGATGATGATCACGAGTGGGTGAAGTTGGCTTGCAATGCGGACTTGGAAGAATGCATGGAGATCTCTAGGCATTCTGGTACCCATGTCATCAGGCTATTAGTTAGCGATATTGCGGCCCACATTGGTAGTTCTTGTGGAAGCTCCGGTTGATACACGAATCTACATTCTTAACTTCTTTTTTCAATGGGTATGTACGAGTTCTTGTTCCCTGAAGTCAGTTTCACCTGTTGTTAATCTAGTCCTGTCCTGTTGCTAGATAGCATTAGCAGTTTTACTGTGTTCGATTACATTGCCATTTTTTGTTGTACGAATATGTGTAACTCTGCAAAACGCACGTGTTATCAATGCTGTACATATTTAGCACGTGTCGCTGGTAATTCTGGTGGTACAGTTAAAACCGAAGTTGTTGTAATATGACTGTTTGTTGTCGTTCAGAAATTTAACAGTTTTGGAAAGTTAGTTTCCTTTTACTCATTTTCGGTTATCCTCGAGTTTGAGCTCTTCTATGATTATTTGGTTCATTGTTTCCTGTTATGAAGTCTTATATatatttattttttgatttttggaGAACATGAGTGTTGATTTGTATGTTATCCAGTAGTGCTATACGGATTCTAGGTCTGCTACTACACTGATATAATTGTTGGAAGCTGGTGTATAAAATCCAGCTGCTAACTGTAGGCAACTTGTTCATCCTGCACTGTTCAGGAATTGTTGTTACATTGGCATCACTCATTTTTAGATATCGACGAGAAGTTTCCGGTTGGAATAGACGCCATTTCTTGGGCAACATATATAGTTCCTTTCATGCCACCTGTGTGAGTTCTGCATGATTAGGGCCTACATGGATAAATGGATGATAACGCAATTGGTGGAAGACGAAGACCACAGTTTCCAGACGACAGCTCATAGATACACGAGAATAGTCGAGAATAAACGATTTCTGCAGTTTTATACTAGTAGTATATGCGTGTTGAGGTGTTCCACGTAGAAGTTTGTGCTGGTGTAGCTACTGacacaaaaaaaaatccaagattcGGTGAGGAGCTAGTCACCCAGCACAGGGAGGCAGAACCTTCAATCAAACTGGAATAAGCATGAGGCCAGACACAACTTCACCCTCCTGCCAGAGGCACAAAAGGAGCCATCCACTGAGGAGAACTTtatttcaaatccttttcgaatcaTTTATAACTAGGATTACATGTACACATTTCACAaataaaaaaatcatgtatatgcaCAGGCCCGGCTAACAACCCAAACGACTGACATCAAAGGCGGGCGTTGCTGTCTTCTCCTGAAGTTTAGTCTAGCTAGAAAGGTTCTGGCGTCTGACATCTTCCTAACAAACTTGGTAAACCGATTCCAATTGTGGAACTCGAACAAACTTTTGTTCATCCTAACATAATTGAAAGAGAAAGATGTTCCTGAAGTTCCACCAGAGTAGAGCCTTGAGCTTCGTATGACTTGGCTCAATGATGTATCATCCAGCCTCGTCACAGAATTTTCTGCGTTGAGAGGCAGATTACATATTTTAGCGGCAGCCATAAGTTGCCGGAGCGTGCCTTCAGGACTGCTCTGAGAATTGCTTCTTTCTGCATCCCTTAGGTCGAAGCAATTGCAGCACAAGGCAGTTTTGTGTCGAGAGAACATTTGAGCAATAGGAAGATAACCGTCTCTTAATAGTGTGTTGTAGTAACCAGCTGTCAGCTCAGATGGGTGTGAACATGTATAGTAGTGCCAATGTATGCCAGAAACCTTCCCTGAGATGGCCACACCAGTGCCAGAAAAGATTGCATCAGCTACCGCACATAACCTCTCTCCATGAAGAAGAAGCATTCCTGAATACCACTCGAGGAAAAATCGACCATAAGGTGTATTCCAGCATCCTCCATCGGCGCGGAAAAAATTAGTCTCTTCAGGGTTCTGCCGAGTGTCATCTATGCCAGCTGGTCCACCATCTCCCCACTCTTGAATCCCAAGAATCCGCGCACGAGCGTTCAATGATGCTTGCATGAACTGTCGAAGTACAGCAGAACAAACTGATCACAACACTATCTTTTGATGCTAAATTCCAATCTGAAAAGCCCTTCAAAAGAGGCATATGATAACACAAAGGAGATTACCAAACCATTTATTGAGGCTTATCCTAAGAAAATGCATGTGCACTGCATTTTCTGTCTAGTTCAGTATTACTTCCTCAGAAGGATACAAGGTAATGAATAAGCATGTGGCCACCGCTTTGGGCTTTTAGCTCATGAGACTGGAAACTCGAGCCAGGGCAAAAAGGACAGCTTATTCTTGTGCTCTTGGCCCTGTTTGATTGTTGAATAAACTAAAGCCACTCATACACATAGAATCTGATATAAGCTGAACTATGTACCAAGTAGGTTTTGAGACTAAGTTCAAACTATCATATAAATTGGCTCATTACACAAGTTCTAGTTGCTTTAAACACGGGAAGTGTAAAACCTAAGTCATACACTAGGCCTTGCACTTGGATCGATGATCATATACAGTTATTCTCTTAACATTAAATAAATGTCCATACTGAAGTGATAAGATTATGGATCTTCTTTCACTGCGTACCTTGTCATAACATTGAAATTCCCCAAGTTCAGATGAGCTTCCTGGCTGGTTTAGCTTCTCAGTTGGGCATGATGGATACCTAAGCTCACCTCCTGGGCCCATGCCAACTTGAACTTCCTGAAAGACAACAATTCTAAGGGGATTACAACTTCTTGCTGGTGTAAAATTAGCATGTTGCGCTTAAACACAAAGGAAAGCACATACTGTCACTATGCCCCCAAGATAGTCCTTGAAAGCGTCACGAAAGCTCCTCATGAAGTCCGAATAAGCTTGCATAGGTGATCTTCCCTTCAGAAGGGGAAGAATATCACATCCCAATGAGATGTATTCTTTATTTCTCCGTTGGTACCTATCAGTATATGACAAGTCTGGCATCTTCTCcatctcctcaagcacccattgtGGGAGAGGGACCCTGAAGTACATAATTTTTCCAAAAGATGGGACAAGTGAGAAATCTTGTTCATAAATGCTTGCGTATTCTCACTTGTCATTATGGCAGCAAAAAGAATGATGAAGTAGCTTGGTTTTACAAGAATAAAGAACTAAACTGAAAAGGCAACACAGTGAACATTGCAGACTGGAAAAAGGAACAAAGTTTCTTTTATTGAGTGGAATTCTGGCACAATTATATGTGGCTAAAAGATATTTTTAAACTATATTATACTGAATAAATTCTTGAAGTTCAatactaccaccatatggttggaTCATTTCGGAGTGTGACCGCTGAACCATTTGTCATTTCCAGCAACATTTTTCCAACATAAATGGCTGGGGAACGGCACCGCAAAAATGCCAGCCACCTTTACTTTTAACAGTTGCATAAACGAGCTACAATTGTTATAAGACGGTCATACACCAACCAACACCCAGTTTTCAAAATTTCAAAGGTTCGTAGCAATTTGGATGGACCCACGGTTCGTGTGGGGACTTGGGCCAAATAAGTATGCTAAATGAATAACCGGTTCCTAAGGATTCTTCAGACGCTCGCGATGATTCTGATGCAAGGGGGCAGATATACTAAGAGTTGAACATCAAAGAGAGCTAAAATGTAATGTACAATTCTCTTATTCAAAGAGGCAGGACACCAGAGTTAGGATGGTTTTCCGTACCTCCAGGTGCAAGTGTAAAAGATCATCTGTATCACCCATCATAACATTACCTTTGTAGTAATCATTATCGCGATTATCACCACAAAGATGACTAACTTGGTTTTAAGCTTTTAGTCACCTTGAGTGTAAATCTTTATGCTTCATAGATCATTTGCTCCTTTGTCACCTCGCAGTGGAGACCGGCATGaacccagcagcagagctagaaaATGAAGCAGGAGCAGTCAATGGAGCAAAAACAACCCAGGAGGAGGTATAGGAAAGAGTCCAGAAGAGGATATAGTAATAGCTGAGTCCATGCATGCTCCGAGTCCATATTAGGAAGCTCTTGTGTTGGTAAGCAAGTCAAGGTAACTTGTGGACAATGTTATCCTGGACAAGGCGGAGATATGGAAATCTCGCAGGCGCTGCTGCTGCACACGCGGCCTCCTGGCTAAGAGGGAGGTGTTTAGCTTAGCTTCGCACAGTCGAACATTTCTTCTATAGCTTAGCTCTGGTTTCATTTTTTCTTTTGACAGCTTTATCTGTTTTCCTTGCTTAGTTAAAAGACTTTTCTTCTTTCTGGGGCCTATGCTTACCAACACTGAAGTGTGTCTGCAAGGAGTCCTCTAGTACTAGCACTCTTGCTGGAAGCGTGTCTGAACTCTGAAGTGTCAACTGGACATATGAGGCTGGTCTTTCCGCCGTTTGACAGCTCCAGAGATTACAGGGAGAAGGGAATAAGTTTGAATTGTATGAGAATTTCATCAAGGTACACTGTTGCCAGCACTTTTTCTACCTTGAAGAGGTGAGTGAGGTTGACAAGGAAGAACCTCCCAGAATTCCAGCGGGGCTAATGTTGTGGTCTGAGCCCAAGGAGCAACAAGAGTAGAAAGGAAAAGAGCAGGGGCTATCCATGGTGTTaaagtatatgtggattgcctacctTCTCTCCATCAGTTCGTACATTTCGTTCTACTGGTTGGTGCATGAAACTTAATGCATAGAGCAAAAGATATCCAGGAGGAAGGTTGCGAAGGGATCCAGATGAGGCTGAGGTAAGCTAGAGATAGAATCATAGTTCAGTGCCAGTCATGTTAGGACTTAGGAGATCATATCAGGGAGTTATTGTCTTAGGCAAGTGAAGGTGGTCTATATTAGGATTCTTGAAAGAAAAAGTAATTGATATAGTGGAGTCAGCTATAAGTTATTAGGTAAGCATAATCCCTGAATTTTAAGAAAATTTCACACCCTTGTAAGTTTCTAATCACCGACCAGGGCACCTCCAGTTGTCGATGGTGATCCCATTCCACCAGTAAACAATCGCTTACAGAAAGCACAACCAATAATGTAAGGGGCACATATACAAGTTTTTGTGTAAGTTTCACTGAATCTGTTATCGTGACAGTATGGGCATTACAGAATGATACATTTAAGCATAGTGGCAAGCCATACTTGACATAAATGTTATATTAAAAACTTAAAGAGTACATTTTGTTCTCCATATATAGAATACCTGCATATGACGCCATATAGGTGTTAGCATAATGCTCAAGTGCTAGTTTGGCTGCTTACGTGCCACATACTGTTCTTTGGAATAGGTGATACACATTAAGGAAGCTCACAGTGTTAAGATCCACACTGAAGAAGAGAACAGCAAGACAACTAATATAAACACAAATAGCTTCCCAAATTAAAATGCCATGAACCATAATGACACTTCATGGAGATAAAGTTTAATTCCTTGGAGGGAAATGGCATGCCATGTTTGGAAAAACAAAGCTTCCAGAGGGCTCGAACGAGCGCCACCATGGCCTTGCCATTGAGCTCCAGGATCAACCATAAGAAGCAGCCCCTGCTCTAACCTCGTGTAAAACACGTAACCTGTGTTGGTTAGGGAACCGGCACTTCTCCAATAGGGAGAGGCCAATATATATATCAAGGGGTGTATACAAGTTACAACGTATAATACAAGTATACAAGCTAGGCTACTATACatgtctaacaccctccctcaatcttagCCACAAGGGTAAACAATAATCATCCTGGTCAATTCTCAGCTTCAGAACATGTTTAGAATGCCAAAAACGCGATAAAATACTTCGTCACTTCTTTCAACAGGCATGTTCACATCAAAACAAAATTTTAAGTTTGAATATCAGAGAATTCTGAATCTTCAGAAAAGTACGATTCCACCCAACACTGACAGTAGAACATATTAGGACCACATCCTTGGAAGCATTTTACCACCTCCACGGCGCCACTGTCACGACACAACTCTTGGTACTATTTATGAACGTTGACCAAAGGGGGACGACGTATCCCTCCTTTGGCTGTCCGTTGTTAGGTAGAAGATGCCACGTCTCCAGCGGCGGATTTATACGCGCTGGATAGAACCCCCGtttaattcagttgcacctgcgactcgaacccgggtgggcgagCTCACCACCGTGAGCCCAAGCGCCACCAAGCCAGCGAATGGTTATTTCCTTTCTATTTATGATTCGGTGAGTTATTTCCTTTCTTTCCATTAGGGTCAGCATGCTGCATTACCTGGAAAGATCTACGCCAACATATACTCCAACATCCACTGATACACCACATAAACAGTTGCGTAGAACACAAAACAAGTTTCAGATCAAATTTGTTAATACATGACACTCCTGTGGTCATGTATTGCACTGACCTCCTTGAATTCGTTATAGCTCAACTGCGCTTGTATAACTAATCTAAACACACCCGTTCTTCACAAAATGGGTCCAAAATGCAGCCTTATCCTACACATGCAGACCATGAGAGCTTCAACACGATGTCTCTAAACAAACTCAAATATCAACTCATTTGCATTTGACATCAAAATTGTCCGGCTCGCaagcatatatatataacctaacaGAGGAATAGCAAAACAGATAAACATGTTTAGAGCAGAGGCGAGAAGCGAGACGCACCAGAACGGGTCCTGCGGGCCGGCGCCGCATTGGTGGAAGGCGAGAATGGCGCGCACGCGGAGCCCGTAGCGCCGCGCCATGGCGGCGAGGTCGAGGTACCCCGCCCAGTCGTACTCCCCGGGGCACCCGCGCTCCACGAGGCCCCACCACAGCTCCACCGCCACCCCCGTCACCCCGGCGCTGGCCAGCGCGGCGAGCGAGGCCGCCATGGCGCGCCTCCGCGCCACGCGGCCCCCGGGCCCCACGGCGTCGGCCGGGAGCGTGACGTACACGGGCGCCCCGGGGGGCGTGGtgggcgggggcggcggcgagaCGTAGTGGATCTCGCCCCCTCCCCCGGCCCCGCTGCTCCCGCCAGTCCcgtaggaggaagaggaggatgaggacgagaACGAAGCGGACGATGAGGAGGCCGCCACGCGGGTGAGTGGAGCGCGGCGGAAGCGCAGTCCGCGGCAGGGCACGGCGGAGAACACGGCGAGGGGAGGATGCGGCGGCGCGGTGATCGCCGCCATTGGAGTGGTGGAGGGGTTCTCAGCTCCGCGTGCGCGTGTTTCGCTCGCGAGCGCGGTGATGGCGACCGCAGTGGCTTGTAGCGCCGGCGCCCCAGTGGTCCGAGAGCAGCTTGGCTGGAGCTTCCCTCGCCGTCCTTTTGTTCCGTTTGGGAGGCTGGTCGGCCGGTGCTCCGCTACGGCACCACGCTAAACAACGGACGGTTTCAGTTAACCGGAGTGTCAGATCTTTCCAGGCCCCCTTCCCCACAGGGTTTCAAGAGTTTTGGTGAGTTTTGGTGGGTTTTATCTCCAGCGACTCGATGCATTTCGGTTATAAAAATGGCCTCCGGGCATCGCTTGCATGTCTCACGAGGCTCACTCACCTCGTTTCGCTCGGGGCCAGCCTTTGGGAAGGTCAGCATTTCCCTAGTCCTGCCCAAGGTATCTTCATAAAAATAGTCGGCACAAAGCCATCAATTCATCTCGCCCGTGGAATATAAAAGATCTAGATCACAACGGAATTCCCCTCCGTCCCATGGTGGGCATAAAACTCGATACGCAAAGCTTGAACCCAAAATACTTGAGCGTGAACCCGAGAAACCCGAAAACGTTTCGGGTAGCAGTTTTGGAAACCCGAATTTTAGTAGTAAAATCGGGTGTGTACTCATGCTACCCGAATTAGGCAGAGCCTATTTGATGATCCCAGTTGCTAAAAAGTGCTCGGATGCTATTTTGCTGAACGAGCACTCGCGCGCTGGCCGTCGGATCGACTCGATCATGTCCGTATCGCGCCTCCGTCCCGACAACTTTTCACCTGGGAATCTACAGACGACAGCGACATACTTGCGGACCCTATCCCACCGTGGCCTGCTACAACTCGGGCGCCGCCGCCAACGCCACACCCACAGCTCCCCGTCTTCGGCTCCCCCTCCCCTCGCGCCGCCGGAAGCTGGTCCCCGTCATGGGACCGCTCCCACGGCGGGGCCTCCGCGCCCGGTCCCCCCTGGACGGGATCGTGGCACCACGCCCGCATGGAGATGCTCGGGCTTCCCCCCCGCCGTAGAGTCCATGTACGCCCTCGGTTAAGAACGGCGACCATGGCTGTGGAGGCGCCGTCTCCGGTGACCCCCGCGCTGCCGGCAGCCACTACACTTCATGGGATCACACCCGCGACAGGGCTCGGGTCCCCCATGGACGGGGTCGTGGAGCCGCCCGGGAAGGAGATGCACGCGCTTCCCGCGTGGTCGAGTGGCTGTACGCCCCCAACTCGGAAAGACGGCCATGGCCGTGGAGGATGCGTCGCCGGTGACCATCACGACAGCGGACAGAGCTAGCGGTGAGCGATGGGAAGGCGGATGGCGAGAATTGGGGAAACGCACGGAGAATTGGGAGATGCAAATAGAGCCTTATCTTCGTTTGCTATTTATCCTCTTTTGCTTGCTTCAAGGTCCCTCCACTTTACAGGAATTAGGAAAACAATCTAAGAGAAATCACCCTAGACCacatttttttagataaaaccCCATTATTTTGGGGATATGGAAAATTGATCCATCTAATAGTACCACCCCTATCCCCCGCTAAAGCACTTTCGGTGTCGTAGGCGCACCACTCACCATGGAATTCAT
Coding sequences within it:
- the LOC127342093 gene encoding protein NLP3 isoform X1, which codes for MDIDPSSAAHADGGGDLWPFDSLTTSLLFSSSPPLHPLPGTSSSWMLTPQSPLWLFDDRQMMPIEVGPAPAAAPEDTSIPAPLAAEDVHRARSGNSDTPSKTVERLNNKWQFNLSLHDDSTNSSCLFKEKLTHALRCFKDSTDQHLLVQVWAPVKSGDRYVLTTSGQPFVLDHQSIGLLQYRAVSMMYMFSVDGENAGELGLPGRVYKQKVPEWTPNVQYYSSSEYPRLNHAISYNVHGTVALPVFDPSVQSCVAVVELIMTSKKINYADEVDKVCKALEAVNLKSTDILEHPNVQICNEGRQSALVEILEILTVVCEEHKLPLAQTWVPCKHRSVLAHGGGLKKSCLSFDGSCMGEVCMSTSDVAFHVVDAHMWGFRDACVEHHLQRGQGVSGKAFIYHRPCFSKDISQFCKLEYPLVHYARMFGLAGCFAICLQSPYTGDDYYMLEFFLPPSCRDEDDQNALLESILGLINQCLRNLKVAGNGDSNEASLQLSNVIMIENEDSKTNVQFENPEGCFRESLEDDTHGGTHEFDKGNSKVSEVHLLADDNSQNNGASVSRQNGSAASDSSLLHKNGKPPERRRGKAEKTISLDVLQQYFSGSLKNAAKSLGVCPTTMKRICRQHGISRWPSRKINKVNRSLSKLKQVIESVQGSDAAFNLTSITGPLPTIPIGPSSDSFNIERASQSKAELSSPVVDGDRDSSLQKSQENGSHFGALMPQQIFVDASNNVQLEADKASHSRSSSGEGSINSRTSEGSCQGSPANQTFVCQPIASTFLEPQLNLQGFTKEPFEEVELPLSRMPIEDSGSSKDLNNLFTSAIDRPILAPRGNFGAMQNSRTVTIKASFKEDIIRFRFPCSSSVMGLKDEVAKRLRMDAGMFDIKYLDDDHEWVKLACNADLEECMEISRHSGTHVIRLLVSDIAAHIGSSCGSSG
- the LOC127342094 gene encoding beta-amylase 1, chloroplastic — its product is MAAITAPPHPPLAVFSAVPCRGLRFRRAPLTRVAASSSSASFSSSSSSSSYGTGGSSGAGGGGEIHYVSPPPPPTTPPGAPVYVTLPADAVGPGGRVARRRAMAASLAALASAGVTGVAVELWWGLVERGCPGEYDWAGYLDLAAMARRYGLRVRAILAFHQCGAGPQDPFWVPLPQWVLEEMEKMPDLSYTDRYQRRNKEYISLGCDILPLLKGRSPMQAYSDFMRSFRDAFKDYLGGIVTEVQVGMGPGGELRYPSCPTEKLNQPGSSSELGEFQCYDKFMQASLNARARILGIQEWGDGGPAGIDDTRQNPEETNFFRADGGCWNTPYGRFFLEWYSGMLLLHGERLCAVADAIFSGTGVAISGKVSGIHWHYYTCSHPSELTAGYYNTLLRDGYLPIAQMFSRHKTALCCNCFDLRDAERSNSQSSPEGTLRQLMAAAKICNLPLNAENSVTRLDDTSLSQVIRSSRLYSGGTSGTSFSFNYVRMNKSLFEFHNWNRFTKFVRKMSDARTFLARLNFRRRQQRPPLMSVVWVVSRACAYT
- the LOC127342093 gene encoding protein NLP3 isoform X2, with product MDIDPSSAAHADGGGDLWPFDSLTTSLLFSSSPPLHPLPGTSSSWMLTPQSPLWLFDDRQMMPIEVGPAPAAAPEDTSIPAPLAAEDVHRARSDTPSKTVERLNNKWQFNLSLHDDSTNSSCLFKEKLTHALRCFKDSTDQHLLVQVWAPVKSGDRYVLTTSGQPFVLDHQSIGLLQYRAVSMMYMFSVDGENAGELGLPGRVYKQKVPEWTPNVQYYSSSEYPRLNHAISYNVHGTVALPVFDPSVQSCVAVVELIMTSKKINYADEVDKVCKALEAVNLKSTDILEHPNVQICNEGRQSALVEILEILTVVCEEHKLPLAQTWVPCKHRSVLAHGGGLKKSCLSFDGSCMGEVCMSTSDVAFHVVDAHMWGFRDACVEHHLQRGQGVSGKAFIYHRPCFSKDISQFCKLEYPLVHYARMFGLAGCFAICLQSPYTGDDYYMLEFFLPPSCRDEDDQNALLESILGLINQCLRNLKVAGNGDSNEASLQLSNVIMIENEDSKTNVQFENPEGCFRESLEDDTHGGTHEFDKGNSKVSEVHLLADDNSQNNGASVSRQNGSAASDSSLLHKNGKPPERRRGKAEKTISLDVLQQYFSGSLKNAAKSLGVCPTTMKRICRQHGISRWPSRKINKVNRSLSKLKQVIESVQGSDAAFNLTSITGPLPTIPIGPSSDSFNIERASQSKAELSSPVVDGDRDSSLQKSQENGSHFGALMPQQIFVDASNNVQLEADKASHSRSSSGEGSINSRTSEGSCQGSPANQTFVCQPIASTFLEPQLNLQGFTKEPFEEVELPLSRMPIEDSGSSKDLNNLFTSAIDRPILAPRGNFGAMQNSRTVTIKASFKEDIIRFRFPCSSSVMGLKDEVAKRLRMDAGMFDIKYLDDDHEWVKLACNADLEECMEISRHSGTHVIRLLVSDIAAHIGSSCGSSG